CAAAACCCTGTTCATCACCGGCGCCAGCCGTGGCATTGGTCGTGAGATTGCGCTGCGGGCCGCCAGAGACGGGGCCAATATCGTGATTGCGGCGAAGAGCGCCGAACCTCACGCCAAGTTGCCCGGGACCATTCACAGCGTCGCGGCGGAAGTCGAGGCGGCGGGCGGCAAGGCTCTGGCCCTGCAAGTGGATGTGCGTGATGAAGAGGCTGTGCGCAAAGCGCTTGCGCAGGCCAATGAGCACTTCGGCGGCATCGATGCACTGGTGAACAACGCCGGGGCGATCAAGCTCACCGGTGTGCAACACATCGAACTCAAGCGGTTCGACCTGATGCACCAGATCAACACCCGGGCGGTGTTGCTGTGCAGCCAGGCCGCCCTGCCCTATCTGAAGAAGTCCGCCGGGCACATTCTCAACCTGTCGCCACCGCTGAATCTGGCGAGCAAGTGGTTTGCACAGTTCAGCCCTTACACCGTGACCAAGTACGGCATGAGCATGCTGACGCTGGGGATGAGTGAGGAGTTTG
This region of Pseudomonas sp. R84 genomic DNA includes:
- a CDS encoding NAD(P)-dependent oxidoreductase, which translates into the protein MSLQGKTLFITGASRGIGREIALRAARDGANIVIAAKSAEPHAKLPGTIHSVAAEVEAAGGKALALQVDVRDEEAVRKALAQANEHFGGIDALVNNAGAIKLTGVQHIELKRFDLMHQINTRAVLLCSQAALPYLKKSAGHILNLSPPLNLASKWFAQFSPYTVTKYGMSMLTLGMSEEFAGYGISVNSLWPQTMIATAAIEFQLGNRESFKQARLPSIMADAAHVILESSGRQITGRLLIDEEILQESGVSEFEHYRFEPESNAALMTDLFID